GACGCCACGTGCATCGGGTTCAAGCCGCATGCGGACGGCGTAGCGGTCGATGTGGACTGCACCTCGGGCGATCCGTTCGTGGTCGGCTCGCATGTGCTGCTTGCCGTCGGGCGCCGCCCCAACACGGACGATCTCGGTCTCGACAAGGCCGGCGTCGCGGTCGATGCGCGGGGCTATATCGAGGTCGACGATTTTCTTGCAACGAGCACCCCGGGCATCTGGGCCCTCGGTGATTGCAACGGCCGCGGTGCCTTCACGCACACGGCCTATAACGATTACGAGATCATGGTTGCCAACCTCCTCGACGGCGCATCGCGGCGCGTGAGCGAGCGGCTGTTGGGCTACGCGCTCTACATCGACCCGCCGCTCGGTCGCGTCGGCATGACTGAAACGGAAGCACGCAAATCGGGTCGCAAGCTTCTCGTCTCCAAGCGTCCGATGACGCGGGTCGGTCGCGCGATAGAGAAGGATGAAACGAAGGGCTTCATGAAGATCGTCGCCGATGCGGAGAACCGGAAAATCCTCGGGGCGGCCATTCTGGGGACCGGCGGCGACGAGGCAATTCACGGCATCCTCGATATGATGAATGCCGGTGCGGACTACGCCACCCTGCAATGGGCGGTGCCGATCCACCCGACGGTCTCAGAGCTGATCCCGACTGTCCTCGGCGATCTGAAACCTGTCGTTTGAGGCGATTCCCGAAACCCTCGCTCCGATCCGGCCGGCCGCATTACGGAATTGTAATTCTCCCGCAATGCAGCGAACAAACGGCCACGCCTACCGTAATCCTCGTCAGTTCGGACGGAGGACCATCCATGACTTCGAATCAGGAGCTCGATGGGCAAGGGAGGACCAAGCTATCGCCCTTCGATCTGAAGCAGATCAGGGATGCCGTCAGCCA
This region of Microvirga mediterraneensis genomic DNA includes:
- a CDS encoding FAD-containing oxidoreductase translates to MTKDFDAIVVGAGQAGPSLAGRLTAAGMKVAIVERKLFGGTCVNTGCMPTKTLVASAYAAHLARRGADFGVSIASPVAVDMKRVKARADTVSTHARTNIETWLRGMDGLTVLEGHARFEGSDVIRVGEELLTAPRIFLNVGGRASVPDMPGVDTVSYLTNTSILRLDTLPRHLVVVGGSYIGLEFAQMYRRFGAQVTVVEKGPRLIAREDEDVSDAIRDILTAEGITVRTDATCIGFKPHADGVAVDVDCTSGDPFVVGSHVLLAVGRRPNTDDLGLDKAGVAVDARGYIEVDDFLATSTPGIWALGDCNGRGAFTHTAYNDYEIMVANLLDGASRRVSERLLGYALYIDPPLGRVGMTETEARKSGRKLLVSKRPMTRVGRAIEKDETKGFMKIVADAENRKILGAAILGTGGDEAIHGILDMMNAGADYATLQWAVPIHPTVSELIPTVLGDLKPVV